The genome window AGATagttatgacggggtcaaggaccctctagaccacctagagacctttaagaccttgatgcaccttcaaggagtagcagaTGCAATTATGTGTAAGGCCTTCCCTACAACGCTGAAGGGTGTGGTAAGAGTTTGGTTCAGCAGGTTGACGCTTAACTCTATCAGCACCTTGAAGGAGCTGAGCACTCAATTTACTGCGCACTTCATCGGGGGACATAGATACAAAAAGTCTACGGCTTGCTTGATGAGCATtaagcagcgagaggaggagacgCTGAGATCCTACATATCCCGCTTCAATAAGGAGGCACTTTTGATCGACGAAGTCGATGACAAGATACTTGTAGCGGCATTCACTAATGGGCTTAAGACGGggaagtttttgttctccttgTACAAAAACGACCTGAAGACCATGTCAGAagtgctttacagggccaccaagtatatgaacgctgaagacgtGCTACTGGCCTGAGAAGAaaaacccaagaaaagagaaaggcaaGAAGACGCACGGCGGGACCAAGGCCGGAAGAAGGCAAGGACAAGAGACCGAAGGGATGAAAGATGCCCTAAGCCCTTGGAAGGAAGATTGACAAGCTTCACCCCATTGATCGCCCCgatagaccaagtcctaatgcaaatcaaggacgaaggAGGTCTGACGTTCCTTGGGAAGCTGAAAGGTGATCCCAATAAGCGATCTAGGGAtaaatattgccgcttccaccgTGACCATGGTCATGACATGGCCGATTGCGATGACTTGAAACAGTAGGCCGAGGCCTTCATTAGACAAGGAAAACTGCAGAAGTTCGTCAGTAAGGAGAGAACAGATCCACCCCCACAAGACCAGCACCCCCCGACGGGAGAATGAGCGACCGAGAACCCCCataggggacataaggatgataGTGGGAGGAACAGCTGCAGCTGGGTCGTCAAAAAAGGCTAGCAAAACTTACCTTAGGATGGTACAAGATGTTCAGCTGACGGGGACCGTGCCAAAGATAGCACGGAAAGAAGGCCCTATTATCGgattctcagaagaagatgcgCGACGTCTTCACCACCCACATAATGATGCGCTCGTCATCGGCATATGGGTAagagactacaacatgcaccgggtgctggtcgacaatggcagCTCAGCAGATATCCTATACTACCCGACGTTCtagcagatgaggatcgacaaGGAATGATTGATTCCAACAAATGCCCCGTTCGTTGGTTTCTGAGGGAGCCGGGTATTCCCTCTGGGCGCGCTCACATTGTCTGTTGTGGTAGGCGATTACCCCTAGCAGATCATCAAGGACGTAACATTCCTAGTGGTCGATTACTCGTCTACCTACAACGCTATTCTCGGACGACCCACGCTCAATTCATGGAAGGCTGTAACTTCAACCTACCATCTAATGATTAAGTTCCCTACCGACTATGGAGTGGGAGAGCTGTATGGAAGTTAGGTGGCCGCACATGAATGCTAtatagccatgatggaaatggaggatcaggtcCAGGCCCTGAATATAGAAGAGCATTGGATGGTGATGGAGCCGGTAGAGAAACTTgaagagataccccttgacaATTCCGATCCAGACTgaacgaccaaaattggaacccTCGCTAATCCCGCAATCTGTCAAGAGCATAGCCTTTCTCAGAAGCAATCGAGACGTATTCGCTTGGAGCCATGAAGACATGCTAGGAATAGACTCTTCGGTCATGGTACACAAACTGAATGTATCGCCCTCCTTTCCACCAGTCCGACAAAAGAAGTGAGTGTTCGCCCCCGAGCGAGATTGGGCCATAGTGGAAGAAGTCCGCAAACTACAGGAGGCGAGCTTCATTAGGGAGGTTTATTGCCCCGACTGGCTGGCAAACGTGGTGATGGTTAAGAAAGCTAGCgggaagtggagaatgtgcgtggatttcatTGACCTGAACAAAGCCTGCCCTAAGGACAGCTATCCTCTCCCGTGGGTCGACGTTCTGGTGGACTCTAAGGCTCATCATCAActattaagcttcatggacgccttctcaggtTACAACAAAATCCAAATGCACGAAGAAGATTAAGAGAAAACTTCCTTCGTAACTAGCCAAGGCCTTTTCTTttataaggtgatgccattCGGCCTAAAAAATGCAGGCGCAACATATCAAAGGCttatgaacaagatgtttgcgCAACAAATCGGGAGAAATgttcaagtctatgttgatgacatgctAGCGaaaagccgaagggaggaagatcactTGGAAGACCTTAGAGAAACATTCAACACCCTTCgctcctacaacatgaagctcaattcGGGAAAGTGCGCCTTCGGGGTGACGGcgggaaaattcttaggatttATGGTGTCTCAAAGGGGGATTAAGGCCAACCCGAACAAGATCCGAGCCATAATGGAGATGGCGCCCCCAAAAAATGTGAAGAAGGTACAAAGCCTCAACAGCAAAATAGCAGCATTGAATAGATTCGTGTTAAGAGCAACAGACAAGTGCTTACCCTTCTTTCGcacattgaagaaatccttcgagtggatTGTCGAGTGTCAGCAAGCATTCGAGGAGTTAAAAGCCTATCTATCTTCCCCACCGCTGCTGAGTCCCTCGCAACCAAGTGAAGAgcttttcctctacttggccGTCTCCCCCCCTACTGTCAGCGCCGCTTTGATCAGAGAAGAGGATAGGGTGCAAAAGCTcgtatactacgccagccgggcACTTCACGGAGCTAAGGAAAGATacccgcccatggaaaaacttgcTTTCGCATTAGTCACGGCAGCCTGTAAGCTTAAACCATATTTTCAAGCCCACACGGTGATTGTCCTGACCAATAAACCTTTGAGACGGGCAATAAGTAGTCCTGTAGCCGCTGGTCAATTGGCACTATGGGCCATAGAGCTGAGCGAGTTTGACATCCAGTATCAACCAAGAACCGCTATCAAGGGACAGATCGTCGCGGACTTTATAGCTGAATTTACGAGCGACGAGTGCAAGGGGGCAAATGATGTTCCCCAGTGGAGCATACATACAGATGGATCATCCAACAGACAGGATGGAGGGGCCGGCATCGTACTACTATCACCTAAAGGGGACACGGTTGAGTGTATGGTCCGTCTAGACTTCCCCACTACCAACAATGAGGCAGAATATGAAGCACTCGTAGCAGGGCTCGATTTTGCCAAAGCAGTAGGGGCCAAGAGCGTGATCATTTATTGTGACTCACAGGTCGTTACTAATCAAGTGAATGGAGACTATGAATGCAAGAACGAGAGGATGCGGAGGTATCTTGATCAAGTAAGACAAAGAGTAAGCGACTTGAAAGCCAAAGTCGTCCAGATCCGCAGAGGAGAAAATGAGCAAGCCGATCGCCTTGCCAAAGCCGCTTTGGGAGAACATATGATCACCCCCGGTAACGTACTCTCTTTTGTTCAGTTCTATCCATTAATAGATCCCAACAATGTACAGGAAATTGGCTCCAAGAACAACTGGACCACACCACTGGTTTCCTACTTAAAGAACGGCGTCCTGCTAGACAAGAAGGAAGCCGCAAGAAAACTGAAGGTCCAAGCAGCAAGATTCGTCTTGATGAAAGATGTCCTGtataaaagaggtttctcccgtCCGTATCTGAGATGCTTAGGAACGGAAGAAGCAGACTATACCATGAGAGAAATCCACGAGGGTATttgcggaaaccactcagggGCACGGTTGTTAGTACACAAGTTGATCCGAGTTGGATACTACTGGCCTACAATGCTGAAGGACGCACAAGCTTATGTCAAGTCATATGACAAGTGTCAGAGGTTCAGCAACTTCATCAAGCAACCGTCCGAAGAGCTGACCTCGATAATGGCACCTTGGCTGTACGCTCAATGAGGACTAGACATCATGGGCCCATTCCCAACAGCGGTCAGGCAGCTAAAATTTCTGGTAGTTGGCATAGACTATTTCACTAAGTGGGTAGAAGCAGAGGTCTTAGCCACTATCACGGAGAAAAACATTCGAAGCATTGTTTGGAGGAATATCATATGCAGGTACGGGATACCTAGAGTACTGGTCTCTGACAACGGTAAACAATTCGACAACAGCATGTTCATAGATTTCTGTTCGGAGCTAGGAATCAAGAACCACTACTCGTCACCCGCGCACCCACAGGCTAATGGGTAGGTCGAAGTCACGAACCGGTCCTTGCTCAAGATAATCAAGACCCGGCTCGAAGGGGCAAAGGGTATCTGGCCAGACGAGTTACCAAGCGTTCTGTGGGTATACCGGACTACAACAAGAACACCCATTAGAGAAACGCCATTCCGTCTAGCATACGGAAGTGAAGCTGTCATTCCCGCAGAAGTGGGGCTCACAAGCTATCGAGTGGAGAACTACAACAAGGATGAGAACGAGAAGGCCATGCGCCTTCAGCTCATCTTGGTGGACGAAGTCAGAGCGGCTACAGAGCAAAGGTTGGCGCGTTATCAGAATCTCATGGCAAAACACTACAACTCCAGCGTCAGGTATAGAGACTTTCAGGTCGGTGATCTGGTACTACGGAAGGTAATGGGTGCCACTAGAGATCCATCTCAGGGGAAGCTCGaccctaattgggaaggacccctATAGGATCACATCGTGGCAGAGGAAGGGCACCTACCACCTGGAAACGCTGGATGGAAAAAAGCTGTAGCACCCATGGAACGCGGAACACCTACGAAAGTACTACTGGTAGAAGTAATATGGAGAACAGCAACGATCCCAATTGACcagtttatttaatatttagctACAATTACTAGTTTTTCCTGAACTATTCTTGCTACAatctttttgtgcctttttaagcccaagggggcaagTACTTTCTTCTACAAAcgcattttcttttaagaggAATATTTAGATACAGCTTTGGTTTTCCACATGGATTTTTTATGAATGGATAGGTTACACAAGGTCTACAAAGTGGATGAATCATCccaggaggatgaaaatttgaagtccaaaatggacgaaTACaaacaagtccataaagtggacggatcatcccaggaggatgaaaatttgaagtccaaaatggacggatatagaacaagtccacaaagtggacggatcatcccaggaggatgaaaatttgaagtccaaaatggacggatatagaacaagtccacaaagtggacggatcatcccaggaggatgaaaatttgaagtccaaaatggacgaaTACAaaaaagtccacaaagtggacgaatcatcctaggaggatgaaaatttgaagtccaaaatggacgaaTACAAACAAGTCCAcgaagtggacggatcatcccaggaggatgaaaatttgaagttcGACATGGACGGATATTGAcccaaagtccacaaagtggacggagtATCTCTGAGAAAGTGAACGGATAAATCTAAATGCCCACAAAACACGACGGATCATAAAAGCTTCTTCAGCTCAAGTGGACGGATAAAACGTCCGCAAACATGACAAATCTTAAAAATTCTTCAGATCAAAGAATGAACGAACAGAAATAACGTCCTCaaggtggacggatcatccaaagagggtgaaaattttaaaaagaaacccAATAAGGGGATGGATGCAAACAAGGTCCGCAATAATATGGACGAACCGCCATTAGAAAGTTCAGAGTTGATGGTTTAGCTCGAAAATATTAGAATACAAGGTGCAAAtctaaaaagccaaaaaaattaaaatactcgGTAGGACGGCCTTCACAAGTAGAACAAAATGAACGGATGCATTCAACAGAAACAACAAAGCTGAATAATATTAAGCCCTTGAAAGGAAATGTTTACATATTATCCACAACGAATGAAAATTGTtctccaaatatatataaaaaaaaataaaaaaattatctaactATGGCAACTGTTGGACTTGAGTGTCAATCGTCTGCCCTACAACGTTTTCCAGATAAGGGGCTTCATTGGCAACAGACTGATGGGCCACCTCCACAACGGGTTGTACTTGTGCATTTTGGGCTTGTACTGACTCCTCATCGCCAAGAACTTCGTCATCAGCAAAGAGGTCATCAGTGTCCTCTGAGGCGACGGGTATGACGGAGGTTTGAGCTTGGTCCTCAACCTTGATGTTTGAAACGTCCAAGTCTGGGTAGGCCTTCTTAATCTGACGGATGGCATCATCGAAGCCTTAAAGGAAGGAGTCTCCTAGTTCTGAAATCAGGGCGTCAGAGTCACAGTACTCATGTATCGCAACCTCCTTAGCCTGACGTACCTCATCGTTCAGGTCTTGTATCTCCTTGTTCTTGCCTTCAAGGGCCTTCTTCGCCTCCTCCGTACTCTGCTCAGGACTTTTTCTCGctttttttgaaagttcaagCTTTTTCTCCATCTTGGGTTTCCAACTTCGCAGTTGGTTCAGCTCATCCTCCGTCTGCTTTGATTTCGCCTGTACACGTTCCAAGGTCGTCTCGTGGCTGAGGTATCGTCCCATCAGCCCTTTCATCATAACCATTGcctgaaataaaaaaaaggggagttAGATTGAAAGCTAAAGTAATGGACGGTGGTAAAGGAGACAGGTAGGGTTACTTGAGAAATTGCAAAAAGGCCCGTCTCCCCCATGGCCTCCGTAGAGTGATTCCCCAAGTCCTCATAGTCCTCCGAGTAAATAATGGATGAGATCTACTCCAACGCATGTTTAGAATCCTCTTGAAGAAGGACGAGCGGCTTTTCTTGGTCTGTCGACGGACCCTTCATGATGCCTTTGCCGACCCCGTGTTTCGTTGGGGTGGCCATCTTCGCAGCCTCAGCCATAAGCCCTACGACGGGCTCCAAGGATACTTTTGCCTTTTTGGTAGGACGATTCCCCTTAGGCAGCGGTTTCCTCTTTACGAACGGGATACTTGGGCCCGTCCCAGTGGGAGCCACGTCacatgtttctttcttctttgtggCCTTTGACCTGATCAACACTCTCCTCTTAGCATCGTCCATTTCTGAAAAGGAAGACGGGAAATGTTAgctaccaaaatgaaaataaagaccgTTCAAATAAGAGTAAAGATGACGGACTTACGTCTTCGAGTCTTTTCCTCGTACTTGACAGCTGCTGGCGTTGGCTCTGGTCCGTCGCAATACCAGTGGatggtgtaaggttgaatttattcaaccatctaattggctttattccgtgccaaatttgcttgtaattcagcatttagtaaccctgtatttaggtgggattgatgtaagggtagagagtgagatagagtgaagtttgctcaagagtgtgcaagaaaacagagtgtcgcggctgggactcgcgggtgactcgcggctgcaagccgccagaagctgcacacgtgccaagcatgttggaagatgaacagtcatgctagctggagcactacaggacaaaacaggacaactggccatacggttatctcgcgactggatctcgcgacttagtcaagccgcgaggtcaagccgcgagccacccctgttttgtaaaaacctgacgtttcacattcctctccactccagtataaatacccctattacccacgattgaaagagagcttccagagagaattttgagagagaaaccctaaagaaaaactagattgattcacacacaatctataccttagagactcttcaaattcctcaactctcttcctctccattgtcaaatccttgagaggcattataccaaaccaggttctcaccatcatcatcattgtgagattGCTGTTtcgatttctgggaagcagttaggaaggaactaatcttcattggttgatgctacggtgtagtagcggaatccgggaagctagaaaagaaaaaggttcggcgtaacctcgttggagcaagaagcttggagggcttaggtgcactgggtagattaggcttggagggtctattgctgtccttgtatcccaactatattttctagtggattgattaccgcttggagggcggcggagaggtttttcgccgagagcttcggtttcctcttcgataacacatcgcgtgttgtctttgtgtttgcatcttctatctttgcctttttatttatctgctgtggatattaatctgttatggcttagatagtatttaatcaatttcgtttgatagcatatgttaagtttccgcacactagttgtttgacatattgcttgaattgattaagttgttatttgggggtctaaacgttcaaaggtgtttttgtacacgtttttgaactttcaattggtatcagagcgggtactcttgttgtggtttaaatacctaagtgtgatccttgaccccttgtgtttatttgccatggattgtgcctTGTATGattctttgcatgatttggttggtgatgaatgtaacatgccatgtatttgtgaaaatgcctctatgagtgttaatcctcataagtgtgatgacatgttatttgaatccatgggtgttgttgacaaactcttgaagaaaaatgctaagaagtttcaaaagaatttgagcaagttattttgtgaaaaggatgatttgattgctaagctcaatgaatccaacaaattggttgagaaatataaaaaacttgctgaaatttctcttgaaaagctgaaagagtttgaatgtttgaatatggacttggatgctaaacttgttttgtctaacaaacttgttgatgagttaaaatgtgaaaatgaatctcttaagatgcatgccaagtgtttgattgctgaacctattgctaaaaaggatgataatatttgttacaatcatgttgtggtacccgattttgtgcctagtgtgtgttctaccttaaaggacaaatcggtgtacattcctccacataaaagaaatcaaaaggtggagagaaaggctgttaagtcaaagccttcgtttaggtctcaacctaaggttttgaatggatctaagtttgttccaacttgccaccactgcggtgtgattggtcatataagaccttaatgtcataagttgaagagggaacaaaaccatgttgctagatcccttcccaaaaagcctagtggacctaaacacattgtttgtcaccattgtggtgcctttggtcatctaagacctcaatgctctaagtttcatgattttaaaagaatcaaaagaaaagagaaacttgagctttttggaagtgctaaaaagagtaaaccggttttgagtgaaaatagcatgttgttaaagaaaatgtttaatgctcttaactccttgtctatgtgcatctccggttctcattcttccaacccttgtctcacttctcttgagatactcattccaaacaatcattccgtttggatgaggaagggttcctatggttgagcctttgctcttttggtccttgatctaattctttcgatctttgtaggacccttcatgcattaaatgtcataacttcatgcattttgtgcatcttgcatctatttatatgcattgttttgttttttatcttacttttatatttcagttttgtgtgagtaaaaaatccaaaaccacataaaaagtgaaaaattcaaaaagtttgatcgtatatgtttgagcacatatcacatgtgagtttggccttgtacctttgtacaaatggctttgtgcatttacgagcttagcttgttatttttgcacttatatctttgtgggaaaaatcttgacatctttgtgtgat of Quercus lobata isolate SW786 chromosome 8, ValleyOak3.0 Primary Assembly, whole genome shotgun sequence contains these proteins:
- the LOC115956667 gene encoding uncharacterized protein LOC115956667, with the protein product MFAQQIGRNVQVYVDDMLAKSRREEDHLEDLRETFNTLRSYNMKLNSGKCAFGVTAGKFLGFMVSQRGIKANPNKIRAIMEMAPPKNVKKVQSLNSKIAALNRFVLRATDKCLPFFRTLKKSFEWIVECQQAFEELKAYLSSPPLLSPSQPSEELFLYLAVSPPTVSAALIREEDRVQKLVYYASRALHGAKERYPPMEKLAFALVTAACKLKPYFQAHTVIVLTNKPLRRAISSPVAAGQLALWAIELSEFDIQYQPRTAIKGQIVADFIAEFTSDECKGANDVPQWSIHTDGSSNRQDGGAGIVLLSPKGDTVECMVRLDFPTTNNEAEYEALVAGLDFAKAVGAKSVIIYCDSQVVTNQVNGDYECKNERMRRYLDQVRQRVSDLKAKVVQIRRGENEQADRLAKAALGEHMITPGNVLSFVQFYPLIDPNNVQEIGSKNNWTTPLVSYLKNGVLLDKKEAARKLKVQAARFVLMKDVLYKRGFSRPYLRCLGTEEADYTMREIHEGICGNHSGARLLVHKLIRVGYYWPTMLKDAQAYVKSYDKCQRFSNFIKQPSEELTSIMAPWLYAQ
- the LOC115956668 gene encoding tropomyosin alpha-1 chain-like, which produces MGETGLFAISQAMVMMKGLMGRYLSHETTLERVQAKSKQTEDELNQLRSWKPKMEKKLELSKKARKSPEQSTEEAKKALEGKNKEIQDLNDEIKKAYPDLDVSNIKVEDQAQTSVIPVASEDTDDLFADDEVLGDEESVQAQNAQVQPVVEVAHQSVANEAPYLENVVGQTIDTQVQQLP